AAATATGCCGGTCATCCCTTGCATCATCCATATTGCATCTCTCATTTTTTTTAGGAAAGTCTGTGTAAGCGATACAGATCTTTCAACTTTCGTTGTGGGCTGAGCATGGCAGTTGATATGTCAGGTCGGCCCATGGCCGTTTATTTAACGGCTGCAAAATAACACGTGAATCTACTGTATAAACCTTATTATCAGTTCCTGAAAAAATCAAATTATCTATGTAAAAAAGTTTCTCAGCGCTCCATGGGGTTGGGATGGCAGATGAATCCTCCGAACGTGAGAGTTCAGGATGTCGGGCAGATCATGATCCGGCCGGGACAAAACAGCTATGCCCTGTACTGCTCTTTCTAAAAAGAAAGATAAACAATCCTGCAGGCCAGGTTCGGGCGAATAAATGGAAGCCTTGCAATTACGCCGTAAATTCCCCAGCGACGCTTACAATAGTCACTGTAGTTCCAGGCATCCAGCAACCGGATCGCCGGATGCCATGCTTCAAGCGCCAAGGGATTTTTCAAGCCCCATTTGAACTCTGCCCGGGAGTTCATTTTTTTTAATGAACTATGATACTTGCTTTTGCCTATCATTATCGGCGGCAGGGTTTCAAACAAGATTCGGCCCCGGGGAAATGTGTTGGCCAGCTCTTTAAAAAAGTTTTGTACAAGGGGCTCTTCAAAGTACATAAACAGGCCTTCGGCCAAAAAGAGGACCGGGCGGTCACTCACATTGACGTCCAGCATCCATGACAGATCAAATATTGATTTTTCAATAAAACGGTAGGATTCGGATTCTTTAAAAAAGTGCCGCCTCAGGGTGATGGACTCGGGTAAATCAATTTCATACCAATCATGATTCCGGCAATCCAAACGGGTATGGCGGGTATCCAGTCCTGCGCCTAAGTTAATCACCACTGCGTCCGGGTGGCTGCTCAAATACTTTGACAGGGCCGTATCCAGAATCCGGGTCCGAACCGCCACACCGGTCTGGGTCAGTTTCCCCCCTTCGTCAAACCGGGTGAAATCATAATCAATCCGTCCGACCATTTCCACGGCCTTTTCATCCCGGATCAGGGGCGTGGGCATGCGTGTCTCGGCAGCCCTGGCCCACAGTGCAATCAACAAGGTTTCGGGGATGCCTGAAAGAGAATGTTCCATTAAATACTATTCCTTACAACCAATTTAAAGCCTGCCCGGCCCCACAAATATTGTCAGGCCGGGCAAGGGAAAAAACAAAAGAGCGTATAGGGTCGGGCTTTATTTAGGTTTTGCCGTAAATGATACGGAGGCACCGTAATAGATGGACTGGCATTTTTTGACCAGCGCTTTGAGATCGTTATCTTTTGTTACCTCTTTTTTAACCGTGACCGAGGCCATCCAGGCACCGGGAGTGGGTACCCGGATCTGGGCCTTGCCGTCCATGACATATGCCGTGAGCATGTATTGATCCGGGCCTCCGAAGGTGTTGGAGGTCATGTGCAGGTAGTTCATGCCCTTCATATCGCAGGTCAACGGTTTGCCGTTGAGTGTGACCGTAAATTTAACTATATCACCGGCCTTGACATTGCTCATGTCTGTTTCGGACATGATTTCAAGTTCATATCCCAGGGGTTTGGGCTGGGTCCATTTTTTAACACCGAAATAGGCTTTTCCTACGGCCTTGTACCGGGTGCTGAAATCAAAGGATTTTGCTCCTTTTATTTCATCCATGGGTTTGGTGGTCATCTTGTGTTTGCCGTTGGCATCCACATACCCGGTAAAATAGGTGGCCTTGGATTCGGCGGTGACTTGATAGGTCCCGGGGATGGTCTTATCAGTCAGAGAGATTTTTCTTAAGCCCAGATCTCCGGGCACAATGCTCATTCCGGTTTTAGACTCGGTTGTTTTCTCCTGTTTGATAACAGGCACAGGAATGGGGGTGATGGAATTGTCCGGACCCACCAGACTGTATTTTTCAATTTCAATGGCACCGGCTTCGGACATCAGAAAGTCATCCAGGGGCATGGCATGTCCCCATCCTAGGCTGGTGATAACATGTCCCGGGGGATGGGCAAAGGATTCGTTGATGTTGACCCATAGGGAATGCGCGTAAACGGTACCTGTGCAAAGCGCTGTCAGGGCAAGTGTTAAACCGGTGAGCTTCAAATTTCGTAACATGTGATTTCTCCTTTTGAGGTTATTAATTTTTTTCGGAATTTATAGGTCCGTCTTCGCGTACGGTATGTCCCGGGCCGCCATCCAGAAATACCGTATACGGATGATCCGGGATGTTAAATTCAGCTTCTCCGTTTTCATCTAGTTTGATTTTTAAGACCTTTTTTTCATTTTTATCCAGCAGATACAGGGGCAGGTTTGCGGCCATTGCACCGGTGGAAAACATGCCTTCCACTGATACGGTACCATCCTCGTTATCCGTCAGATTCATGAAAAGGGTGTGGCCAAAAGCCGGGGCTGTAACAAGCACCAGGGCGATGAACGCAGCAAGCAGGGTAAATACATTTTTCTTCATTGGGTTACCTCCTTATTCAAATGGTATTGGGGCTGTGTTTTCTTCTCGGCAATTGTTTCCGGACCAAAGGCCTTCAAGGTTCTGAGCAGGACCGGGGTAACAAAATAATCGGTCAGCAGGGCCGTCATGATGCCTGTGCCTGTGAAAATACCGAGATAAAACAAAACTTTGGCCGGAGAACTTAAGTAGACGCTGAAATTGGCCGTTAGGATCAGGGACGTAAACAAAAGCGGAATCCCGATGGCGCTGAAAGTGTGGCGGATGGCGTCGGCATAGTCGCGCTTTTGTTCAAAGGCCAGTTTGGCATGGTTGATAAAATGAATGGTGTCGTCCACGGCAAGGCCTAACAGCATGGGCATAATCGTAATGGTCATCAGGTCCAGGGGCACCCGCATCCATCCCATGAGTCCGCCTACGGCGAGCGCGGGGGTAACGTTGGGAATCATGGCAATCAAGCCGATTTTAAAGTTGCCGAAAACCAGGACCATCAGTCCCGTAATCACGCAGATAGCGATGAGAAACGAGGTGAGCTGGCCCTTGGACACAATATCCTGCATCACCGTAAACTGGGCCACAGAGCCTGCCAGGGTCACATTCGCCCCGGGGAAAAGCGCGTGGGCTTTTTGGGTGATTTGATGCAGTTCCCGGTATACTTCAACCGTGTTGTAGTCCTTCAGGTCAATCGTCATGCGCAGGCGCCGGTATTCGTAATCAATCCATTTTTCCGCCTCCCGGCCGCCGGCATTTTCATAAAGCAGCATGATTTGGGCCACCATTTCCCGGCTTTCAGGAATACCGAAAAAACGGGAATCACCATCGTGGAGCACCTGGTTCATATCCTTTATGATTTCGGTAATGGATGTCACCTTTTTGGTTAAGGGGTAGCTTAATGCCTCCTGTTCCAGCAGATCCAGTTTTTCTAAATTTTCCGGTTCCCGGGCCATGTCTTCGTTGGGGAATTCCACCACCACGTTATAAGAGTACAAGGCACCCAAAGGTGATTTGCATACCTGATCCAGGCGGTTTACATAAGGCACCTTGAGTCCCGCATTTTTGCGGATGTCAAAGTTGACCTCAAAATAGCGCAGCCCTGCCGCAGTTATCAGGACGCTTAAGACAAATATGATCATGATGGAGATCGGATGGGCCAGCACCAGATTGGCCAACTTTGCCATCAGGCTTTCCAGCAGGGCATTGGAGCGTAACCGGACTTTTTTTACATCCCGGTCTTTTCCAAAGGAGAGCAGGGCTGGGATCATTACGACCACCATGAAAAAAACAATGGAGACCAGCAAGGAGGTTGACGATCCGATCCAGCGCACCGGCTTGACATCCACAAAATGAAAAGACGAAAGCGCCCCCACCGTGGTCAGGGCCGTGAATAAAATGGGCCAGCCTGTCTCTTTGACGGCCAAGCGGACCGACGCTTTTCTTTTTCCTGTTTTAAGAAAATAGCGTTTGAAAAATGAAAAAATATGGATAGAGTACCCGATGGATACGGCAATGCCAAGATACAAAGGCATCATGATCATGGCCACGTCAATGGGTTTGCCGATCCAGCCAAGCATGCCAAAGGTCAGGATCACTGACCCCGCTGTTACAATAATCGTCATGGCGATGCCCTTGATGGAGCGCAATGCCAGCGACAGCACCACAAGGGAGACGATAAGGGATAGCCCCATGGTCCGGGACATCTCTTTTTTATAAAATGCGGTTTTGTCATGGGCAATAATCGGCATACCCGACGATTTTGGATTCAAAGACGAATACTTGTCCTGGCGGATAATAGTGGCGGCCACTTCTCCGACCACCATATCCGCGGCTTTGTTGTCCTTGCTTCGCCAGCCTTCGGGGTAGGGGGTCAACCGCAAAATAATCCAGGAGAACCGGCCGTCGGATGAAATCAGTTTGCCGTTGAGCATTTGTTTATCCAGAATCTGCTGCCGGATACCGGATAGTGTGTTATTGTCCCGCGGGATGGGGTCAGGTACAGGCGTAACAATCTCAATGCCCCCTTCATGGCCCAGGGAAAATTCGCAGTCTGTGATAGATAAGATGTCATCGGCAAAAGGCACTTGAGTTTTCAGCTCTTTGCCCAGGGCCCGGATCAGGGTCAGGGTCTCCGGATTAAACATGTGGTCCGATTCTACCAGTACCCCTACATAGTCGTTGTTGCCGAAAATTTCTTTAAATTCATCTTCGGCCATTTTCAGCTTTGAGGTGTCCAAAAGCCATTTATCCCAGCCCGCATCGGTTTGAATCCTTTTTAACCCGGCAAACCCGAAGACCAGGGCCAGAATAAACACGGCAACCACCAGATAGCGCAGCCGGATGATCCAACTGCCGAATTGTTCAAACATCTGATTGATTTTATTTATGTTAATCATGATCAATCCTTTAAAAATGGTATTTTATTTTCGTCCAGACCTGGGTGTTGTCTTTATACCGGCCATAAGATCCTTCCCGGTCCCCGGCAAAGATGTCGGTTCCTAAAAAGACTTCCAGATTGTCGATGAATTCGTACTCTGCCGTCAGCCGGACCAAAAAGTCCCTTTCATCAATATCCATATATCCGAAAGCCGACAGTGTCAGTTTTTCCCTGAACAGATCCTTTGAAACGCTGAATGTTATGGTCTTGGTACAATCGTTTGCGGTAAGGCCGGCACCGGAATCCAGGATATGGTCCTGGGCATACTGCCAGGTCAGGTTCCAGTCGTTCCCGGGATACCAGTCCAGTCCGGTGAGCCATTTGACCCGGTCCTTTTCCGCTGTGAAATAATCGCCGGCATATCCCTGGACCGGACTGCCCGCAAAATAAGCTGCTTCAGTCCTGAAAACAAACTCTCCCCAGGGTTTTGAAAACTCCGCGCCCAGGATATGCATGCGGTCGTACACCGGTTCCAGAGCCGTACCGGATCGCCGGTAACAGGGAAAGTCGTTCCAGGTGTAAAAATAGGAAAAAGCCAGATCCATGCCGGACAGGTACAGGGTATATCGCAATGCCAGTTCACTGTCTTTAAATGGGTCATCAGGTTCGTCCCTGGGCAGCAATGTATTGTCCCCATAGCCGCCAAGATACCAGGGACTGTCCTTTGAGGGCTGTTCCCCGGAATTATAGACCGGGATCCATAACAGCTGAAGATCTCCCCATTCGGATGCATACTTGAGATTCAAGGCGTCCACGGCCATGCGCATTTCGTCAAAGTCCCGGGTGATGGTCTCTGTGTAGTCCAAGGGAGATACATTGTCCACAATCCGGATGCCGTCCGCTTGGCCCCAGATGATGATCTGGCGTCCTGCCCGGATGGTCAAGTTGTTCAGGACATAGTCCAGGTACCCTTCGTGAAGACTGACTCCGGACTCATCTTCCAGAAGGTGGTTGGCAGACAGATTGACCGCGCCAAAGAAAGTGAAGTTTTCCTGGCAAGCGGTCAGTTCCAGCCGGGCCAGGGTTTCCGAGGCCAGAATATCATTGGGCGATTTAACCTGGGCGTTGTGCCGGGTCTCCAGAAAACCGGAAAATTCAGTCTCCATTGCCATTAAATGGACCGGCAGGACAGAGACAAGCACCACGGCCAGGCTGAAAATGGCGGTGAGTGCCTTGTTCACCGCAGATGTCCCCGGGATATGGTGTTGACGCTGAAAAATCCGTCATTCACACCGGTATTGTACTCAAGATTGGACAGGGTCATCAGGGTGGTATGCTTTTCCCGATGATTTTCCATCTTCATCTTGAACACGGTCCAAAACCCCTGGTGCTCGCGCAAATCTTCCACGGTATAGGTCTTGATCAGACCCTGGGCGTCGTAATATTCTGCCTTAATCGTTTTATGGGCGTCTTTGCGAACCCAGATGATTTTTTCGTCATAGAGAGAGTCGTCCTCCTTGGGTATGGACTTGATCTTCCAACAGTCATGGCCGTCCACAGTCTCTTCCCCGATAAGGGTATGGTCGTCCTCGTCCACATTCCGGTCCCCCATATCGTCATAGGTGAAATCCGATCCCATGAAGTAGTCATTGGTAGATGCCCCTGAAATTCGCCGGACCTTTCGCAGCGCCGGCATGTAAAGCCATTTGTCATCGTCTCTGGAAGGATCATCATATTCCCAGGATAAAAAGGATGTGCCTTTGATATCCATAGGCTTTTTGAAACCCATCAGCTTTTTGGTATCCTTGCCGTAATCCTTGCCAAAGGATGACATCTTCCGAACCCGTTTTTTGTTCCGGCGGTTAATTAACACCATTTCAATGGTGGATTTTCTGTCATCCCCGTCAGGGGCATCATCCACCATGACCATAATATCCCGGCCTGTCAGGGGCGCAGCCACGGCCTTGCCTTTAACAAACAGGCTTAAAAAAAGAATAAAAATAGAAAAAAAACAGATTAAAGGAATGAAATCATATTTTTTCCCCGGCTGGTTTAACATGGGTCCTCCTTGAATCATTATGTTTAACACAGTTAAAGTTAGAATATCCTAACTCGGTGGAATTTTTAACATGACTTAGCATATACTTCTACCCGGATCGGGAGCATTTATACCCGGATCGGGAATCAATCTTTCTCTCACTGTTACAAGGTGGCATCACTTCAGATAGAGACCCGAAAAGCTTGGCCGCTTTGGGCGGTTATTAATCAAGCCCCCGGTTTTACAGGGGACTTGACTTTTTATACTTTTTTGAAAAAGGGAGGGCAAAAAGCGTTTTTTTATCAGTTTCGTCCGGGATGAAATTGTTTATGCGGACCTCGCTGCTTAAGTGTCAAAGACGATACGTTACACTCACCCCTATTTCCCTGGGCTGGGAATAATAGGTATACGCCCCGTAATGACCTTCTGTATCATAATTGCGGTCAAACATATTTTTGGCATACAGATAGATATCATATTTTTCTGTTTCATAACCGATCTTTGCATTAACCAGTTCGTAGGCCGGTCTTTTATATTCATTGTCAAGATCCAGATACATATCCCCGTATCCGCTCAGATCCACACTTGCGTAATACCCTTGCTCCGCACGGTATGTCATTCCCAGGGTATAATTATAGTTCGGTGAAAAGGTGGTTTTGTTCCCGCTGTAATCAGTGACTCCGTCGTTGTATTCATCAAACTCCGTTTTGTTATACGAAAAACCGGCAAACAGGTTCAGCCCGCGGGTTATCCGGTATGTCAGCGAGGCCTCCACCCCCATGGATGTCGCTTCGGCAGCATTCGTCATATATCCTACATCTTCAGCATCATCAATAACATCAGTAACACTCACATGCATATCCGTAATATCCATGTAATACAATCCCACATCCCAGGACAATTTGCCGTTTGCCAAAATGCCCTTGGCGCCGACCTCGTAGGCATACAAAGTTTCAGGATCATATGTCTTGGGATATCCCTCAGGAACACCGGCATTGAACCCACCGCAACGGAAACCTTTGGAAACGGTCACATAGGTCATGACATTTTCCAGCAGGTCATATGTTAATCCCACCTTTGGTGAGAGTTCACTTTCACTGCCATCAATATTTTGGCTTGCATCCTGGTATTCCAACTCGACCTTGTCATATCTGAGACCGGCCAAAGCAGACAGGCGATCGGTGATCTTATAGGTCAGATGGGAAAAAATACCGATGGTGTCGGCCTCAATATCCTCAAGCATTTCTGTATCGCCCGAGGCTTTGGAGGAGGTTTTATCAACCTTTGTATCATTAGATTCCAAAAAGATTCCTGAGACCAGATTGAACCGGTCAACTTCGTAGTTTGCCCTCAATTCCTGGGAAAGCGTTTCATAGGTGGAATCGGCGAAGACATGAAATTGTGTTGGGCCACTTGTGTAATCAAAATCATTGGCAAGATACTCATTAAAATTTCTATAGGCGGTAATGGCGGTAAAGGCAAGATTCTCATTCAATGTATAGTTGATATTTAACGAACTCGACCATACAGAGGACTTGTTAAAAGTGTCCAGGTCATTACTTACCGCTCTATCTTTACCTTGTGTAGATCCGGAGCTGTTGCCACCGTTATCGTATTTGATACAAGAAGAGATCAGGGAGGCTTCCAGATCGTCGGTGGGTGTCATCCGTAGATATATTTTTCCATAATTATGTTCTCTGTCATCAACGGGTTCACCGGTTCTCGTATTTTCGACAAAGCCATCCTTTTCATAGTGCTTACCGTAGACGCCCAAATAAAGTTTGTCTTTTATGAGCGCACCGCTTGCGGTTGCAGACAGACTGCGTTTGTTGTCTTCGCCAAGTTCACCGGTAATGCGTGCCCTTGTCTCGTTTGACGGTTTTTTGGTGATAACATTCACCGCCCCAATTTCAGTGTTTTTTCCGTATAGCGTGCCCTGGGGGCCTTTGAGTACCTCTATACGTTCAATATCCAGCAGGGTTTCATCAAACCCTGATCCATTTGTCACCGGTACGCCGTCAATGAACAGTCCGGCTACTGAGCTTATTGAACTGTAATCCGCATACAATCCACGAATGGAAGGGGCATATTTTACTGCCGCCCCATAATTAATAATGGTTAAGCCGGGCGTGTATTTGGCGATATCATCCAGGGTCTCGACCATTTTGTCCTCAATATCCATGTCATCAAACACACTCATGGAAATCGGTACCTCCAGAACGTTTTCTTCTTTTTTCTGGGCTGTAACCGTTATGGTTTCCAGCACTTGAGCATCCTTTTCTTCTGCATAACCCATGGCAAACACAAAGCAAAACAGTGTAATCCAACAGATTCTTTTGAATCTTATCCTCATCATCTTCTCCTTTGTTGTTGTGAAATAATATTACCGCCCATTAATCATAATATTATGCAAACAAATAATTCTTAGGTGGACTGAATAGCAGAAAAATTAGAATGCGGCTAACGTTTGAGATGCTTTTTTTTAACGCTGTGGATTCAAACTTCTATTACGTGGCCGCCTCAAAAAGAAATTAATTGGGCGTGGAATTGTGTAAAAATTCTCCCGGGAGCACCCCGAACATGGTTTTAAAGGCTTTGGAAAAATAACTGAGGTTGGCGTAACCCACACTCAGTGCAGCTTCCGTCACATTGATTTCACCACTTTGAAGAAGCTGCATGGCGGTTTGCAGGCGGTGGTTGCGCAGATATTCAAAAGGGGTTACGCCGTAAATCCTGCGAAAACATCGGTTTAATTTACTGTAGCTCAAACCGACGGATCGGGCCAGTTCTTTTGTATTCGGCGGAT
This window of the uncultured Desulfobacter sp. genome carries:
- a CDS encoding DUF1302 family protein, producing the protein MNKALTAIFSLAVVLVSVLPVHLMAMETEFSGFLETRHNAQVKSPNDILASETLARLELTACQENFTFFGAVNLSANHLLEDESGVSLHEGYLDYVLNNLTIRAGRQIIIWGQADGIRIVDNVSPLDYTETITRDFDEMRMAVDALNLKYASEWGDLQLLWIPVYNSGEQPSKDSPWYLGGYGDNTLLPRDEPDDPFKDSELALRYTLYLSGMDLAFSYFYTWNDFPCYRRSGTALEPVYDRMHILGAEFSKPWGEFVFRTEAAYFAGSPVQGYAGDYFTAEKDRVKWLTGLDWYPGNDWNLTWQYAQDHILDSGAGLTANDCTKTITFSVSKDLFREKLTLSAFGYMDIDERDFLVRLTAEYEFIDNLEVFLGTDIFAGDREGSYGRYKDNTQVWTKIKYHF
- a CDS encoding MMPL family transporter, yielding MININKINQMFEQFGSWIIRLRYLVVAVFILALVFGFAGLKRIQTDAGWDKWLLDTSKLKMAEDEFKEIFGNNDYVGVLVESDHMFNPETLTLIRALGKELKTQVPFADDILSITDCEFSLGHEGGIEIVTPVPDPIPRDNNTLSGIRQQILDKQMLNGKLISSDGRFSWIILRLTPYPEGWRSKDNKAADMVVGEVAATIIRQDKYSSLNPKSSGMPIIAHDKTAFYKKEMSRTMGLSLIVSLVVLSLALRSIKGIAMTIIVTAGSVILTFGMLGWIGKPIDVAMIMMPLYLGIAVSIGYSIHIFSFFKRYFLKTGKRKASVRLAVKETGWPILFTALTTVGALSSFHFVDVKPVRWIGSSTSLLVSIVFFMVVVMIPALLSFGKDRDVKKVRLRSNALLESLMAKLANLVLAHPISIMIIFVLSVLITAAGLRYFEVNFDIRKNAGLKVPYVNRLDQVCKSPLGALYSYNVVVEFPNEDMAREPENLEKLDLLEQEALSYPLTKKVTSITEIIKDMNQVLHDGDSRFFGIPESREMVAQIMLLYENAGGREAEKWIDYEYRRLRMTIDLKDYNTVEVYRELHQITQKAHALFPGANVTLAGSVAQFTVMQDIVSKGQLTSFLIAICVITGLMVLVFGNFKIGLIAMIPNVTPALAVGGLMGWMRVPLDLMTITIMPMLLGLAVDDTIHFINHAKLAFEQKRDYADAIRHTFSAIGIPLLFTSLILTANFSVYLSSPAKVLFYLGIFTGTGIMTALLTDYFVTPVLLRTLKAFGPETIAEKKTQPQYHLNKEVTQ
- a CDS encoding class I SAM-dependent methyltransferase, yielding MEHSLSGIPETLLIALWARAAETRMPTPLIRDEKAVEMVGRIDYDFTRFDEGGKLTQTGVAVRTRILDTALSKYLSSHPDAVVINLGAGLDTRHTRLDCRNHDWYEIDLPESITLRRHFFKESESYRFIEKSIFDLSWMLDVNVSDRPVLFLAEGLFMYFEEPLVQNFFKELANTFPRGRILFETLPPIMIGKSKYHSSLKKMNSRAEFKWGLKNPLALEAWHPAIRLLDAWNYSDYCKRRWGIYGVIARLPFIRPNLACRIVYLSF
- a CDS encoding TonB-dependent receptor, translating into MMRIRFKRICWITLFCFVFAMGYAEEKDAQVLETITVTAQKKEENVLEVPISMSVFDDMDIEDKMVETLDDIAKYTPGLTIINYGAAVKYAPSIRGLYADYSSISSVAGLFIDGVPVTNGSGFDETLLDIERIEVLKGPQGTLYGKNTEIGAVNVITKKPSNETRARITGELGEDNKRSLSATASGALIKDKLYLGVYGKHYEKDGFVENTRTGEPVDDREHNYGKIYLRMTPTDDLEASLISSCIKYDNGGNSSGSTQGKDRAVSNDLDTFNKSSVWSSSLNINYTLNENLAFTAITAYRNFNEYLANDFDYTSGPTQFHVFADSTYETLSQELRANYEVDRFNLVSGIFLESNDTKVDKTSSKASGDTEMLEDIEADTIGIFSHLTYKITDRLSALAGLRYDKVELEYQDASQNIDGSESELSPKVGLTYDLLENVMTYVTVSKGFRCGGFNAGVPEGYPKTYDPETLYAYEVGAKGILANGKLSWDVGLYYMDITDMHVSVTDVIDDAEDVGYMTNAAEATSMGVEASLTYRITRGLNLFAGFSYNKTEFDEYNDGVTDYSGNKTTFSPNYNYTLGMTYRAEQGYYASVDLSGYGDMYLDLDNEYKRPAYELVNAKIGYETEKYDIYLYAKNMFDRNYDTEGHYGAYTYYSQPREIGVSVTYRL
- a CDS encoding DUF4198 domain-containing protein is translated as MLRNLKLTGLTLALTALCTGTVYAHSLWVNINESFAHPPGHVITSLGWGHAMPLDDFLMSEAGAIEIEKYSLVGPDNSITPIPVPVIKQEKTTESKTGMSIVPGDLGLRKISLTDKTIPGTYQVTAESKATYFTGYVDANGKHKMTTKPMDEIKGAKSFDFSTRYKAVGKAYFGVKKWTQPKPLGYELEIMSETDMSNVKAGDIVKFTVTLNGKPLTCDMKGMNYLHMTSNTFGGPDQYMLTAYVMDGKAQIRVPTPGAWMASVTVKKEVTKDNDLKALVKKCQSIYYGASVSFTAKPK
- a CDS encoding outer membrane lipoprotein-sorting protein, whose amino-acid sequence is MLNQPGKKYDFIPLICFFSIFILFLSLFVKGKAVAAPLTGRDIMVMVDDAPDGDDRKSTIEMVLINRRNKKRVRKMSSFGKDYGKDTKKLMGFKKPMDIKGTSFLSWEYDDPSRDDDKWLYMPALRKVRRISGASTNDYFMGSDFTYDDMGDRNVDEDDHTLIGEETVDGHDCWKIKSIPKEDDSLYDEKIIWVRKDAHKTIKAEYYDAQGLIKTYTVEDLREHQGFWTVFKMKMENHREKHTTLMTLSNLEYNTGVNDGFFSVNTISRGHLR